In the Quercus lobata isolate SW786 chromosome 5, ValleyOak3.0 Primary Assembly, whole genome shotgun sequence genome, one interval contains:
- the LOC115990095 gene encoding LOW QUALITY PROTEIN: probable LRR receptor-like serine/threonine-protein kinase At1g05700 (The sequence of the model RefSeq protein was modified relative to this genomic sequence to represent the inferred CDS: inserted 3 bases in 2 codons): MAKHFLFAIILHGAFALTVLVHSQDQLGFISIDCGIPDGSSYKDGITDIYYSSDSSFTETGANGNILPXIQEQQLWTVRSFPEGAKNCYTLRPSPGKDRNYLIRASFMYGNYDGKGQTPTFDLYLGVNRWDTVAVSDASSTISKEIIHLSSSEDIYVCLVNTGYGTPFISVLELRPLPNNTYIPKSGSLELFDRANCGLVNQTYRYKDDVIDRIWSPFGTSLWRNISTIQTVDSSYNSFQLPSVVMSTAVTPLTTNDSIGLYWSPDNATSQYYFYMHFAEIEKLQANQSREFNIFLNGKLRYKALSPSYLVATTIFSPTYRTKPDNETYFQISINKTETSTLPPLLNAIEIYTXNQLLQAQTDQKDVDSIKNIKSMYRIKRNWQGDPCAPRDYSWDGLNCSYSNFDPPGIISLNLSSSGLTGEIAPFISNLTMIQYLDLSNNSLNGTVPIFLSQLQLLRVLNLQNNNLSGSIPMELIEKSNKGSLLLSNGGNPNPCVLSPCQKKKNIVIPAAAAVVGLVILLLCGLALLWHLKRRKKADVPASNEQGGVLESKKQKFTYSEVLSITKNFASVIGKGGFGTVYHGYLDGFQVAVKMLSPSSVQGYNEFLAEANFLTRVHHKNITSFVGYCHENTNMGLVYEYMANGNLALHLSDKNASFLSWETRLRIAMDSAQGLEYLHNGCKPPIIHRDVKSTNILLDENFQAKLSDLGLSRVFPGEGGTHVSTKVVGTPGYLDPEYFASNWLNEKSDVFSFGVVLLEIITGRPAISINPEKVHLIKWVSSMLERGYVKNIVDPRLDGDPDINSVWKAIEVAMICVSPTSIERPTMTYVVMELKQCLAMELARGHEGFETDSKQMSGINYVHSGQTPLAR, from the exons ATGGCGAAGCATTTTCTATTTGCAATAATACTTCATGGTGCTTTTGCCCTCACAGTCCTCGTTCATTCCCAGGATCAATTAG GCTTCATCAGCATCGACTGTGGGATACCAGATGGCTCAAGCTATAAAGATGGAATAACAGATATATATTACTCTTCAGACTCAAGCTTCACAGAGACAGGTGCAAATGGGAATATTCTAC CAATACAGGAACAACAGTTGTGGACTGTCCGCAGTTTTCCTGAAGGAGCCAAAAACTGCTACACCTTAAGACCTTCACCAGGCAAAGACAGGAACTATTTGATCCGAGCGAGTTTCATGTATGGGAACTATGACGGCAAAGGCCAAACCCCAACATTTGATTTGTATCTTGGAGTAAACAGGTGGGATACAGTTGCAGTGTCAGATGCATCAAGTACAATATCCAAGGAAATTATTCATTTGTCCTCATCAGAAGACATCTATGTTTGTCTTGTAAACACAGGCTATGGGACACCTTTCATATCAGTATTAGAGCTAAGACCTTTGCCGAACAATACCTACATACCTAAATCAGGATCGCTGGAGCTCTTTGATCGGGCGAATTGCGGCTTAGTCAATCAAACTTACAG GTACAAAGATGATGTTATCGACCGCATATGGTCACCCTTTGGCACAAGTCTGTGGAGAAACATTAGTACCATTCAAACGGTTGATTCAAGCTACAATTCTTTCCAATTACCATCAGTTGTCATGAGTACTGCAGTCACGCCATTAACTACAAATGATTCCATAGGCTTGTATTGGTCTCCCGACAATGCAACCTcccaatattatttttacatgcactttgctgaaattgaaaagcTTCAAGCAAATCAGTCTAGAGAATTCAACATCTTTCTGAATGGGAAGTTGCGGTATAAAGCTCTTTCTCCAAGTTACTTGGTCGCTACTACAATATTCAGCCCAACATACAGAACAAAACCAGACAATGAAACTTATTTTCAGATTTCGATCAATAAAACCGAGACTTCAACCCTTCCACCCCTTCTCAACGCTATCGAGATTTACAC GAATCAGCTTTTACAAGCACAAACAGACCAAAAAGATG TTGATTCTATCAAGAATATCAAGTCAATGTATCGAATAAAGAGAAACTGGCAAGGAGATCCTTGTGCCCCTAGAGATTACTCGTGGGACGGTCTTAATTGCAGCTACAGTAATTTTGATCCACCCGGCATCATATCCTT GAACTTGTCCTCAAGCGGATTGACAGGGGAGATAGCTCCTTTCATTTCAAATCTCACAATGATACAGTATTT agATCTATCAAACAATAGCTTAAATGGAACTGTTCCAATTTTTCTGTCACAGTTGCAACTCTTGCGAGTTCT AAACCTACAAAATAACAACCTCTCAGGGTCCATTCCTATGGAACtcattgaaaaatcaaataaggGATCGCTTTTGCTCAG TAATGGAGGAAATCCAAATCCTTGTGTGTTGAGTCCttgccaaaagaaaaagaatattgtTATTCCAGCAGCAGCAGCAGTTGTCGGATTGGTCATCCTCTTATTATGCGGGCTTGCTCTCTTATGGCATCTtaaaaggaggaagaaag CAGATGTGCCTGCATCCAATGAACAAGGTGGGGTGTTAGAATCCAAGAAACAGAAGTTCACATACTCAGAGGTCCTGAGCATtaccaaaaattttgcaagcgtTATTGGGAAAGGAGGTTTTGGAACAGTTTATCATGGCTACTTAGACGGTTTTCAAGTTGCTGTGAAGATGCTTTCACCATCATCAGTTCAAGGGTATAATGAATTTCTGGCGGAG GCCAATTTTCTCACAAGAGTTCATCACAAAAACATAACTTCTTTTGTTGGATATTGCCATGAAAACACCAATATGGGGCTAGTCTATGAGTATATGGCAAACGGAAACTTGGCACTGCATCTATCAG ATAAAAATGCAAGTTTCTTGAGTTGGGAAACTAGACTCAGAATAGCGATGGACTCAGCACAAG GATTAGAGTATTTGCACAATGGCTGCAAGCCACCAATTATTCACCGGGATGTGAAGTCTACAAACATCTTATTGGATGAAAATTTCCAGGCCAAACTCTCTGATTTAGGTCTGTCTAGAGTTTTCCCTGGCGAAGGTGGAACTCATGTCTCAACAAAAGTTGTTGGCACCCCAGGGTACCTTGACCCTGA GTACTTTGCATCAAACTGGTTGAATGAGAAGAGTGATGTTTTTAGCTTTGGTGTTGTTCTATTGGAAATAATCACAGGCCGACCTGCAATTTCTATAAATCCTGAGAAAgttcatttaattaaatgggttagTTCCATGCTTGAAAGAGGGTATGTTAAGAATATTGTGGATCCAAGGTTAGATGGAGACCCCGATATTAATTCTGTTTGGAAAGCAATAGAAGTGGCAATGATTTGTGTATCTCCCACTTCCATTGAAAGGCCAACCATGACTTATGTAGTGATGGAGTTAAAGCAATGTTTGGCAATGGAATTGGCTCGAGGGCATGAGGGGTTTGAGACTGATTCAAAACAAATGAGTGGAATTAACTATGTGCATTCTGGACAGACACCCTTGGCAAGGTAG